The Tessaracoccus timonensis sequence TTTTCCACCGACGAGCTCACCGCCTGGCTGCAGAAAGCGGCCCAGAGCACCGATGGGGAAGCGCGGTGGTTGTGCGAGCTGAAGATCGACGGGTTGGCGCTCAGCCTGCGCTACGAGCACGGTGAGCTTGTCAGCGCGGCCACTCGCGGCGACGGCGTGACCGGCGAGGACGTCACCGTGAACGTGCGGCGTATCCCCGGCATTCCGAAGCGGCTGGCGGGCGGGCCGCACCCGGACATCGTCGAGGTGCGCGGCGAGGTGTACCTGCGCAAGCAGGCCTTCGAGGAGCTGAACGGCGTGCTCGAAGAGCTGCGCGACGAAGTGGTCGAGCAGATGCGCGGGCGCCCGAACTTCCAGGAAGACAAGGCGCAGGCCTCCGCGCAGCGACGCTTCCCACCACTCGCGAATCCGCGCAACGCAGCGGCGGGCTCGCTGCGTCAACTACTCGACGAGAAATCCGGCCTCGAGCTGCGCGCCGGCGAGGAGCGGCTGCGTCGACTCGAGCTCATCGTGCACGGCATCGGAGCGTGGGAACCCGACGTCGCGTCGCAATCTGAGGTGTACGCGCTGCTGAGCGAGTGGGGCCTGCCGACGAGCCCCCATGTGGCCACGGTGAGTGATCCTGCCGAGGTGGTGGCCTACGTCGAGCAATACGGGGAGCGGCGCAACTCGCTGGAGCATGAGATTGACGGGGTGGTGGTCAAGGTTGATCAGCTGGCGCTGCGACGCGGGCTCGGTACGACGTCGCGGGCCCCGCGCTGGGCGATTGCGTACAAGTACCCGCCGGAGCAGGTGCACACGAAGCTGCTGGACATCAAGGTGGGCGTTGGGCGCACCGGGCGCGCCACGCCGTATGCGGTGATGGAGCCGGTCAGGGTGGCGGGCTCGGTCGTGCGCCAGGCGACGCTGCACAACCAAGACGTGGTGCGCGCGAAAGGCGTACTCATCGGGGATACCGTCGTGCTGCGCAAGGCCGGCGACGTGATCCCCGAGGTGCTCGGGCCTGTCGCGGAGCTGCGCGACGGCGACGAGCGCGAGTTCGAGATGCCGAGCGCGTGCCCCGAGTGTGGCGCCGAGTTGCGGCCGATGCGGGAGGGCGACGTCGACCTGCGCTGCCCGAATGCGGAGTCGTGCCCAGCGCAGGTGCGGGGGCGCGTCGAGCACATCGGTTCGCGTAACGCGCTCGACATCGAGGCGTTAGGGGAGGTGACGGCGGCCGCGCTGACTCAGCCGGCGGTGCCGGAGACGCCGCCGCTGGTCACGGAAGCCGAGCTGTTCCATCTGCAGCTGGAGCAGTTGGTGCCGATCGAGGTGGTGGTGACCGACGCGGAGACCGGCGAGCCCAAGCTCGACGCCGAGGGGAACCCGTCGGTGCGGATGCCGTTCCAGAAGAAGGTGAAGGGCGAGGTCCAGCCGAGCGCGCAGGCGGAGAAGTTGCTTGCCGAGCTTGAGAAGGCCAAGACGAAGGAGCTCTGGCGTCAGCTCGTGAGCCTCAACATCCGCCACGTTGGGCCGGTGGCGGCGCGTGCGCTGGCCGACTGGTTTGGCTCGCTCGAGGCCATCGAGCAGGCGTCGGCCGACGAGCTCGCCCAGGTGGAAGGCGTCGGCCCGACGATCGCGGCCTCACTCGTCGATTGGCTCGCTGTCGACTGGCACCAGGACATCATCCGACGGTGGCGCGATGCTGGCGTGCGGTTCGCGACGCCCGGTCATCCGGGGCCCGGCGCAGCGGTGGCGAACGACGGTGTGCTCGCCGGGCTGACCGTCGTCGCGACGGGGACGCTCGAGGGCTACACCCGCGAGGGCGCGAAGGAAGCCATCATCGCCGCTGGCGGCAAGGCGGCGGGCTCGGTGTCGAAGAAGACTGACTACGTGGCAGCTGGCCCCGGCGCGGGCTCGAAACTCGCGAAAGCGGAGGATCTGGGGATTCCCATCCTCGACGCAGCCCAGTTCAAGGTGCTCGTAGAGCAGGGACCCGACGCGCTCGAACGTTGATGCCCGAGACAAGCCAAGATAGATCAAGTTCGTGGTGGGTAGACGAGCCACGAACTTGATCTATCTTCAGGCCTTCGTCGACGTGTGTGCCCGGCCGGCTGCGACGTCGGCGTAGAGCCGCAGCATCTCGTCGGCCTGTGACTGGATCGTCCACTGGCTGGCCAGCTCGACGGAGCGTCGCGACGCCTGCGCTTTCCAGGCGGGATCGTCGAGCTTCTGGATTACCCGCATGATGGCGGCAGCGAAGGAAGCCGGCGTCGGACGAGCCAGCTCGCCGTTGACGCCGGGCTCGAGCACCAACTGCAGTTCGTGGTCGACGGCGACGAGCGGGAGGCCGGCCAGTGCAGCCTCGTGGAGCACAAGCGCCTGGGTGTCCGTCTGACTAGGGAATGCGAACACGTCAGCCATGCCGTAGAACGCGCCGAGCGCATCGCGCGGCTGCTCGCCGGGCAGCACGCAATGGCCGCGGTCGCGCGCAGCGGCGAGCGCCTTCTTGATCTTCGGGTAACGCTGCCAGTCGCCCACCACCATGAGCTGCGCGTCGGGGCGCTGTGCCGCGACAAGCTCAAACGCGTCGATGAGCAGCGGCAGCCCCTTCTCTGGAGCAATCCGCCCCGCATACAGCACGAGGGGCCCGTCGCCACGAGGCACCGGCGGAGGGCCGGGCGGTAGCGGGTCAACGCCGTTCGGCACGCAAATCACGTTCGCCGTCGGCGCGATCTGTAGGCAGCGGTTGAGGGTTTTCGGCGACGGTGTGGTCACCAGGTCTGCCGACTCCAGCATCTTGGCGCACAGCCCGAGCAGCGACGCCGTCGACTTGCCCCGATCCTCGTAGCGGATCTCAGCAGCCTTGATGGTTTCGCCGTCGATGATGCCGCCGTGCGAGATCTTCGCAAACGACTTCAACACCATCGTGAGCAGGGGAAGCACCGACGAGTAGTGGTCGGCGTAAGCGTCGAAATCGGTGTGCCACGTGAGCATCATGGGGATGTTCAGCTGCTTGGCGGCCCACATGCCGAGCGCGCCGACGGTGCCAAAGCCATGCACGTGCAGCACGTCGGGCTGGAGCTCGCCGAGACGTTTGATGGTGCGCTCAAAGTGCCGACCGTTAGCGACGCGGGTGGGCATCCGGGGCACTCGCACGCTGGGGAGGCGGATCTCGGTGCGGCCCGCGCGCCCGGCGTGCGGGTTGACACCCTTCGCGGCGGGGGCGACGACGATCACCTCGTGCCCAGCGTCGAGGAGATTGCCCTCCAGCTGCTGCACGGCAACCATGAGCCCGTTCGAACCGGGTCCGTAGTTATCAGTGACCTGCGCCACTCTCAGTCGTCGATCCACGCCCACAGCCTAACGCCCGCCGCCACCAGGGGAGTCGACCGACGCGATCCCGCGCGGTTCGAGGGGCTCATCCGGCCAAATCGGTTCTGCGGCGACGAAGCTGGCGCGTCCACTGCCGCACGACGTGCGCCGAGTAGGGCAGCGTCCCCGTGCTCACGCTGTCGATACACGACTGCGTGGCGCGCAGCGCTTCGTCGATGGCTCTGCTCGCTGCGCGCTCCGGGAGCCCCACTTCATCGGCAAGGCGCAGGAACGTGCGTCGCGTGAGGTTCTCCCGTGCGCCAGCCACGGCGAGTGCCGAAGTCCGATCGCCATGGGGGAGCGTCGACGGGATGTCGTAGATGGGCGCGACGCGCCACTCGCCGTCGTGGGTTTGCAGCACGGACACGTTCTTCGCGTGGAGATCGCCATTGCCGGTGAGCCACGCGAACACGAACTGCTGAAAGACGGCCTGCATCGCGACGAGTCGAGCGGGGCACACCTCTGCGACGACGTTGATGACATCGGCGGCGGTCATGCGATACTTGTCGGCGGGATACCGGCCCGCCAGCTGGCAGGCGTCCTCGACGGCTACCGGTTCAGGCACGCGGTCGAACCGCCGGACGACAAGGCCTGTCTCACCGTTGACGTCGGTGATCAGCTCGCTGTGCGCGACGGGCTGCCGCAGGCCACGGGCAAGCTTCAGGAAGAAGTGCTCGTTGACCGTAGCCAGCGGATACTCAGGGGGATCGAGCTTGACGATCGCGTCCGTGCCGCCAAGCTTCACGGGAAGCGACATCATGGCACCCGAGGCCTTGTCTTGGGCGCCGGCGAGGCCCGTGCGATCCACGAGGCCGGTGTGTTCCCTTAGCTTGGCGAAGTTGATTTCGTCGCCGCTGATGAGCGCAGGGATGGGTGTGGGGTCGGTGCCGTCGGGCAGCACGGTGACGTCGCCAACGGTGTTGCCGCCGACCGCCAGCAGCAGGGAAAACTCGTCGTCAACGCTGGTTTTTACGCTCTGGCGCAGTGCCGTGAGCCGGCGGCCCTCGGGCAGTAGCCCTGTGAAGAATGCTGGAAGCTGCCCTGGCTGCGTAACAACAGGTGGCGCGTCCACAGGGAGCGTCGTTGCGACGGGCGACCCGGCGTACCCGTCGATATACGCGAAGGTCACACCGTCGCTGTCGCGGGTCAGGGTGGCTGCGACGCGTCCGGCTTTCCGCACGATCGCGCACTCGACTTCGGTGAGGTTCATCGTCGGACCTCTGCGCGAAGCTCGAGCCCGAGCGCGTCCAGGACCGCGACAACGTGGTTCAGCTGCACCGTCGGTTTGCCATGCTCGAGCGCGCGGACGAAGCGCTCTGAGGTGCCCGCGAGGTCGGCGAGCTGCTGCTGCGTGAGGCGCAGATCCTTTCTGCGCTCGCGCACGGTGGCGCCCAAATCCATGCGTGCCCCTATCGGTTCGAACGTGCCGGTTTCTCCCATTCTGAAGGGTGTAGCCGTGCGATGCAAGCCAAATAGGCACGATTGTGCCGATTATGGGGATTTGAGTGGGCTGTGCCCGCGTCGATGTGGCATATCGGCACGTTCGTGCCGTCGGGGCTACGGCAGTCGCACGACGCGGTCGCAGGCGCGCATGACGTCCTCGTCGTGGGTGATGACGAGCACGGGGTGCCCAGCGGCGGCCTCCCACACGTCGGTCATGAGATGCGCTGCGGTGTCGTGGTCGAGGTGCTCGGTGGGCTCGTCGAGGATGATGAGATCACGCTCGGCGGCCAGCACGCGGGCGAGCGCGAGGCGCCGTCGCTCGCCCCCTGACAACGTGGATCCCCCCTCGCCGACGACGCGCTCCGGGTCGAGCCGCAATCCCGCCCGCTGCAGCGCCAGGCGCACGTCGTCGTCGGTGGCGTCCTTATTGCCGATGCGCACATTCTCCGCGACGGTAGTGGCGAAGATGTGTGCGTCTTGCGCGAGATATCCGACGCGGCCGGCGCGTTCCACCTCGCCCGCGAGCGGCGGAATCAGGCCCATGAGGGTGGCCGCGACGGTGGTCTTGCCCACACCCGACGGCCCGACCAGCGCCACCTTCTCGCCAGGCGCGACGGTGAGGCTAAGGTGCTCGAGCACCGGCTCGCCGCCTGGCCAACCGACGGTGACGTCGCGCAGCTGCACCTTCACCCCGTCGCCAGGGAGCACGTCGCCGGTGCCGACGGGCTCGGCGTCGAGCACCTGCTGGACCCGCTCGATGGAGGCCTTGGCGCGCGTATAGGTCTGCGCTGCCTTCGTGAAGTCCTGGAACACCTCGTGCAGCGCGAGCGGCGTGAGCACGAGTACGGCGAGCAGGCGCGGTTTCAGCGTGCCCGCGGCCACCGCCTCGCCGCCAATCCACAGTGCCGCGACGACGGCGATTCCTGCCGCGACGATCTGCGCCGCCGTGGCGAGCCCCCGCACCCAGGCGCCGCGCGCCTCCTGCCGGCGGAGGCGGTCGTCGATGTCGAGCATCGCGGCGACGGTGCGCGCTTCGGCGTTGTTCGCCACGAGGTCCGGCCCGACTAGCGCGAGTTCCCTCGTCGCATCCGCGAGCTCGCCTCGCGTGGCGACGGCGGCGCGGTCGACGGCGTGACTCATCCGCTGCGCGAGGATGGGCACCAGGATGCCGGCCACCACGGCGGTCACGAACAGCACCGCGGCGCTGAGCGGGTTGAAGCTGCCCAGCAACACCGTCGTGGCGACGATCACCAGCGACGCCGACAGCGCCGGCAGTGCGACGCGGACCACCACGTCTTGGACGGCGGCGATGTCTTGCACGACGCGGGTGAGGAGGTCGCCCTGGCGGCGGCCGATGAGGGTGGTGCGAGAGAGTTTGTCGTAGGTGCGGGAGCGCAGCACGCCCACGACGCGGAGCGCGACGTCGTGGCCGACGAGGCGTTCTGCGTAACGCGCCGCGCCGCGCCCGATGCCGAACGCCCGCACGCCGACGGCGGCGGCTTGGAGGTAGAGCACGGGCGGGAACTCCGCCGCGCGGGAAATCAGCCATGCCGACACGCCCATGAGTGCGACGGAGCACGCCGACGCGGCGGCGGCCAGCAGCGTGGCGAGTGCGAACCGCGCGCGTCCGCCGGGGACGGCGCGCAGGAGGTCACGCATGAAGCGGATCATGGCGTCACCCCTTGCCACTCCACGATTCGATCTGCGGCCTGCAGCACCGCCGGGCGGTGGCTGACAATCAGCGCGGAGGCGCCCGAGGCCCGGACCGCGTCGACGACGTGCGCCTCGCGGTCGGAGTCGAGCCCGGCGGTGGGCTCGTCGAGAATCAGCAGCCTGGCCCCATGCCGGATGCGCAGCAGCGCCCGAGCCAGCGCGACGCGTCGGCGCTCACCCGCCGAGAGCCCTTCGCTGTCATCGGCGACGGCCTTGTCCAGGCCAAAATCAGCCCCCGCGAGCCGCAGCACGTCGACGATTTCCTCGTCGGTGGCTTCCGGGGCGCCGAGCCGCACATTCTCACCGACGGTGCCTCGCACCAGCCCCGGGTCTTGCGCAACGTAGGCCACCTGCTCGCGCCACGTCGCGAGCTCGACGTCGGCGAGATCGGTGCCCCCGACACTCACCCGCCCCTCGCTGGGGGTGAGGAAACCCATCGCCAAGGCGAGCGCCGTCGTCTTTCCTCCGCCCGACGTGCCGGTGAGCGCGACGATTTCCCGCTCGCTCAGCTCGAGGTTGAAGTGGGCGAGCACGGGGGCGTCGGCGCTCGGGTAGGCGAAAGTGACGTCGTCGAAGCGCAGTGCCCCGGAGCGCGGCGCCGGCGCGGTGCCGTCGTGGGTGGGGGCGCCGTCGATGATGGCGAAGGCTGCGTCGGCGGCGGCCACCCCGTCGGCGGAGTCGTGGAAGTGCGTGCCGACCATGCGCACAGGTAGGTACGCCTCGGGCGCGAGTACGAGCACGAAGAGTGCGGTGAAGAAGCTGACTTCGTCGAATACCAGCCGGAAGCCGATGGTGACCGCGATCACCGCCACCGACAGCGATGCGAGCAGTTCCAGCGCGAGCGACGACAGGAACGACACCCGAAGCACCCGCATCGTCGCCTGCGCGTAGCGCTCCTCGCTGAGGTCGACGCCGCGTTTTTGTGCCTTCGCGCGGGCGAACGCTTGGAGCGTTGGCAGGCCCGCGATGAGGTCCGCGAAGTGGTTGGCGAGTCGGTCGGCCATCGCGAACGAGCGTTTCGTCGCCTTCTGCGTCGTCCACCCGATGAGCGCCATGAACAGTGGAATGAGCGGCAGCGTGATCGCCATGATGATCGCCGACGTCACGTCCGCCCACAGCACAAACGTGCCGACGATGAACGGCACCGTGGCGGCGAGGCCGAGCTGGGGGAGGTATTTCGAGAAGTAGCCGTCGAGGTCGTCGAGCCCGCGGGTGACGAGCCGCATCAACGACGCCGACGGCGCCCCGCCCACCGGCGTGCGCAGGTGAGCGGCGACGATGTCTCGTCGCAGCTGCGACTTCACCGCCGCCGCCGAGCGGTGCGAGAGCCACGCATTCACCCAAGCCAGCGCCGCCCGGGCCAGAAACACAGCCGACAGCAGGAGCAGCAGGATCGGCCAACCGTCGGGGAGGTGGCGCAGTGCGAAGGTTTGCGTGATGCCCGTGGTGATGAGCCACGCCTGCGCGGTGACCAGCAAGGCAGTGACCACACCGACGACCACAGCCGCGACGAGGTACCTGCGCGTGGCTGCGGCGCGTTGGAGCAATCGGGGATGAATCGGTCCGGGCATCGGGGCTTAGTCTCTCATGCCTGGATGGGGGTCTAGAACGCGAGACGCGACTGAGCGCACTCCAGATCGTCAAAACCGCCCCAAACGGGGAGAAATCGGCATCTGGTGTGCGCTCAGTCGCGCAACCTGGAGGTAAGCCGTCGGCTTAGGGCTCCATCTCGTCGGCCGTAGGAGCGGCGGGTCGGTTCGTCGAGGTGCGGTCGAGGTAGAAGAACGCCGTGGTGGCGACGTCGTCGCGCAGCTGACGGTAGCGGCCCTTCGAGCGCCAGCCGAGCGTCTGCACGTCGACACGGCTGAGGCGCTCGGAGAAGCGGATCGGGTCGGGCGTGTGCCAGCGGTACATGCCGAAGCGCTGCTGGCTTTCGTACAGGCCGTCGGGGCGGATCACCTGCGGCATGCCGAGGAACGGCGTAGTGAACGTGGTGTAGCCCTGGCCGGGCACGTCGAAGTTCCATGCGCCTCCGAAGTAATCCTCAGTGCCGGTGCCGCAGATTGTGGGGTAGTCCTTGTCATCGTCCATGTAGAACTTGAGTTCGCCCTCGCCCCACCAGCCGGTGGAGTTGACGCCCCACGCCATGTAGGTGCCGGCGTAGTGCCCGCGGCCCTCGATGCCTTCCAGCATGACGTGAAGGCCGTCGGTGACGGGCTGCGAACGCCGCCACTGGGCGTGCAAGTAGGCCGCTTCTTCGGGCACGGGGCCCTCTTCGTATGTGATCTGGTAGTAGACGAACACGTCTTCGTCGCTCAGGTTCTCAATGGTGAAGCGGGCCCCGCTGCGGAACGGCATCGGCCAGTACGAGTTGCATCCACCGTGCGGGTTGACGGCGATCATCTGCGAGCTGACTTGGGCAAACTGGTTCCAGCCGTGGCAGAAGAAGTCGCCGAGGGGCACCTCGATGGCGGGTGCATCGTCGCCATCCCAGTACGCGCGGATGATGAGCGAGCGCATCTTGCGCATGTCGGTGGTGAGCCAGATGTTGGTGATGCAGCCGGAGCCGCTGATGTCGGCGAGGGTGAAGGTGGTGCCGGCATCGAGCTTGATGCTAGGGGAGACCTTCCACCCGACGCCCAGTTCGCGGGAAGCCTCCGCGCCGGTGCCCGTGGTGGCCTTGCCGCCCTCGCCGGGGGCGCCGGTGAAGTTCTCGGGGGAAATCGAGCGTGTGCGCGTGGGGCGAATCAGTGCGGCCTGCTGCCACGGGCCGGCGAGTGCATGGTCTTGCATAGCTTGTGCTCCTTCGTCGTGTGAAATCGTTATCACTAGCCTACGGGTGGAGGAAACAATAAGGAATGCTGGAACCCACCAGATTCGGTGGATTCCAGCATTCCTTAATCCGATGAGCTGGTCGCCGCAGGGTTACACGGCGGGTGACACGTCGTCGGGGATGGACTTCGTGCTGATGCGCTTGGAGAACACCCAGTAGCTCCAGGCCTGGTAGGCCAGCACGATCGGCACGAAGATGGCCGCGGCCACGGTCATGATGACGAGTGTCGTCTCCGACGAAGCGGCGGTGATCATGTTCAGGCGATCGCCGACGGC is a genomic window containing:
- the cydD gene encoding thiol reductant ABC exporter subunit CydD, with product MPGPIHPRLLQRAAATRRYLVAAVVVGVVTALLVTAQAWLITTGITQTFALRHLPDGWPILLLLLSAVFLARAALAWVNAWLSHRSAAAVKSQLRRDIVAAHLRTPVGGAPSASLMRLVTRGLDDLDGYFSKYLPQLGLAATVPFIVGTFVLWADVTSAIIMAITLPLIPLFMALIGWTTQKATKRSFAMADRLANHFADLIAGLPTLQAFARAKAQKRGVDLSEERYAQATMRVLRVSFLSSLALELLASLSVAVIAVTIGFRLVFDEVSFFTALFVLVLAPEAYLPVRMVGTHFHDSADGVAAADAAFAIIDGAPTHDGTAPAPRSGALRFDDVTFAYPSADAPVLAHFNLELSEREIVALTGTSGGGKTTALALAMGFLTPSEGRVSVGGTDLADVELATWREQVAYVAQDPGLVRGTVGENVRLGAPEATDEEIVDVLRLAGADFGLDKAVADDSEGLSAGERRRVALARALLRIRHGARLLILDEPTAGLDSDREAHVVDAVRASGASALIVSHRPAVLQAADRIVEWQGVTP
- a CDS encoding glycosyltransferase; translation: MDRRLRVAQVTDNYGPGSNGLMVAVQQLEGNLLDAGHEVIVVAPAAKGVNPHAGRAGRTEIRLPSVRVPRMPTRVANGRHFERTIKRLGELQPDVLHVHGFGTVGALGMWAAKQLNIPMMLTWHTDFDAYADHYSSVLPLLTMVLKSFAKISHGGIIDGETIKAAEIRYEDRGKSTASLLGLCAKMLESADLVTTPSPKTLNRCLQIAPTANVICVPNGVDPLPPGPPPVPRGDGPLVLYAGRIAPEKGLPLLIDAFELVAAQRPDAQLMVVGDWQRYPKIKKALAAARDRGHCVLPGEQPRDALGAFYGMADVFAFPSQTDTQALVLHEAALAGLPLVAVDHELQLVLEPGVNGELARPTPASFAAAIMRVIQKLDDPAWKAQASRRSVELASQWTIQSQADEMLRLYADVAAGRAHTSTKA
- the ligA gene encoding NAD-dependent DNA ligase LigA, producing the protein MTSSFDSAQQRARELRETIEQHRNAYYVRDAPSVSDAEYDALVHELEALEREFPELVTQDSPTQTVGGAVGRGFPPLKHAEKMLSLDNVFSTDELTAWLQKAAQSTDGEARWLCELKIDGLALSLRYEHGELVSAATRGDGVTGEDVTVNVRRIPGIPKRLAGGPHPDIVEVRGEVYLRKQAFEELNGVLEELRDEVVEQMRGRPNFQEDKAQASAQRRFPPLANPRNAAAGSLRQLLDEKSGLELRAGEERLRRLELIVHGIGAWEPDVASQSEVYALLSEWGLPTSPHVATVSDPAEVVAYVEQYGERRNSLEHEIDGVVVKVDQLALRRGLGTTSRAPRWAIAYKYPPEQVHTKLLDIKVGVGRTGRATPYAVMEPVRVAGSVVRQATLHNQDVVRAKGVLIGDTVVLRKAGDVIPEVLGPVAELRDGDEREFEMPSACPECGAELRPMREGDVDLRCPNAESCPAQVRGRVEHIGSRNALDIEALGEVTAAALTQPAVPETPPLVTEAELFHLQLEQLVPIEVVVTDAETGEPKLDAEGNPSVRMPFQKKVKGEVQPSAQAEKLLAELEKAKTKELWRQLVSLNIRHVGPVAARALADWFGSLEAIEQASADELAQVEGVGPTIAASLVDWLAVDWHQDIIRRWRDAGVRFATPGHPGPGAAVANDGVLAGLTVVATGTLEGYTREGAKEAIIAAGGKAAGSVSKKTDYVAAGPGAGSKLAKAEDLGIPILDAAQFKVLVEQGPDALER
- the cydC gene encoding thiol reductant ABC exporter subunit CydC yields the protein MIRFMRDLLRAVPGGRARFALATLLAAAASACSVALMGVSAWLISRAAEFPPVLYLQAAAVGVRAFGIGRGAARYAERLVGHDVALRVVGVLRSRTYDKLSRTTLIGRRQGDLLTRVVQDIAAVQDVVVRVALPALSASLVIVATTVLLGSFNPLSAAVLFVTAVVAGILVPILAQRMSHAVDRAAVATRGELADATRELALVGPDLVANNAEARTVAAMLDIDDRLRRQEARGAWVRGLATAAQIVAAGIAVVAALWIGGEAVAAGTLKPRLLAVLVLTPLALHEVFQDFTKAAQTYTRAKASIERVQQVLDAEPVGTGDVLPGDGVKVQLRDVTVGWPGGEPVLEHLSLTVAPGEKVALVGPSGVGKTTVAATLMGLIPPLAGEVERAGRVGYLAQDAHIFATTVAENVRIGNKDATDDDVRLALQRAGLRLDPERVVGEGGSTLSGGERRRLALARVLAAERDLIILDEPTEHLDHDTAAHLMTDVWEAAAGHPVLVITHDEDVMRACDRVVRLP
- a CDS encoding type II toxin-antitoxin system HipA family toxin, with the translated sequence MNLTEVECAIVRKAGRVAATLTRDSDGVTFAYIDGYAGSPVATTLPVDAPPVVTQPGQLPAFFTGLLPEGRRLTALRQSVKTSVDDEFSLLLAVGGNTVGDVTVLPDGTDPTPIPALISGDEINFAKLREHTGLVDRTGLAGAQDKASGAMMSLPVKLGGTDAIVKLDPPEYPLATVNEHFFLKLARGLRQPVAHSELITDVNGETGLVVRRFDRVPEPVAVEDACQLAGRYPADKYRMTAADVINVVAEVCPARLVAMQAVFQQFVFAWLTGNGDLHAKNVSVLQTHDGEWRVAPIYDIPSTLPHGDRTSALAVAGARENLTRRTFLRLADEVGLPERAASRAIDEALRATQSCIDSVSTGTLPYSAHVVRQWTRQLRRRRTDLAG
- a CDS encoding helix-turn-helix transcriptional regulator, producing the protein MGETGTFEPIGARMDLGATVRERRKDLRLTQQQLADLAGTSERFVRALEHGKPTVQLNHVVAVLDALGLELRAEVRR
- a CDS encoding glycoside hydrolase family 172 protein, which translates into the protein MQDHALAGPWQQAALIRPTRTRSISPENFTGAPGEGGKATTGTGAEASRELGVGWKVSPSIKLDAGTTFTLADISGSGCITNIWLTTDMRKMRSLIIRAYWDGDDAPAIEVPLGDFFCHGWNQFAQVSSQMIAVNPHGGCNSYWPMPFRSGARFTIENLSDEDVFVYYQITYEEGPVPEEAAYLHAQWRRSQPVTDGLHVMLEGIEGRGHYAGTYMAWGVNSTGWWGEGELKFYMDDDKDYPTICGTGTEDYFGGAWNFDVPGQGYTTFTTPFLGMPQVIRPDGLYESQQRFGMYRWHTPDPIRFSERLSRVDVQTLGWRSKGRYRQLRDDVATTAFFYLDRTSTNRPAAPTADEMEP